In one Trichlorobacter lovleyi SZ genomic region, the following are encoded:
- the pheT gene encoding phenylalanine--tRNA ligase subunit beta, giving the protein MKVTYNWLKEFVDFDLSPVELGHLLTMLGLEVEGMEQLGGGMDEVVVARVLEKNQHPNADKLSLCKVDNGKEILSVVCGAQNFKQGDTVALAQIGAVLPGDFKIKRSKIRGEESCGMLCSEKELHLADESAGIMILSDNLTLGTPFFEAMGLKDTIFEIGLTPNRADCLSVIGIAREIAAKLGKRVRYPSIVVPEYGEPVDSKVSVTIQDAAGCPRYAARFISGCKIAPSPAWLVNRLNAVGVRSINNVVDITNLVMIELGHPLHAFDYTQVAGGQIIVRRAGEGEKFNTLDGQERTLAVTDLVICDRDRAVALAGIMGGENSEIIDTTTDILLESAFFDPPTIRRTSKRLGLHTESSHRFERGADLEMVPKALDRAASLMAQLAGGSVATGRVDNFPSPKLPTSITFRPERANALLGLALPAERMAELFRNLEFQVQPVTNGSFQVTIPSYRIDIEREIDLIEEICRLNGFDQVVATMPVAQVISDRPSLHQRLRRSVRDHFVAEGMHEIVSFSFIAPEAADLLKLDADDPRRNSIKLCNPLAAEQSVMRTTLLPGLLDTASRNMCFRSLDLRLFEMRRVYHAVAGQEMPHEPVYCAGLISGNRDVESWCHQGAAVDFYDAKGIVENLFDLLQIRGAVWSADTPETFYHPGKACRIMFGGGTIGTVGEIHPEVLKNYEIDRPVYYFELNFEELVRLAGARKAIVPPSRFPDSVRDLALLAPLELASSQLLDCVRALKQKELEDVVIFDLYQGDRVPAGHKSIALRLRYRAADRTMTDDEVQLVHQKVINALTGKLGVSVR; this is encoded by the coding sequence ATGAAAGTTACTTATAACTGGCTGAAAGAGTTTGTTGATTTTGATTTGTCACCTGTTGAACTGGGACATTTGTTGACCATGCTCGGCCTTGAGGTTGAAGGCATGGAGCAACTGGGTGGCGGTATGGATGAGGTTGTGGTTGCCCGCGTTCTTGAGAAGAACCAGCATCCCAATGCCGACAAGCTTTCACTCTGCAAGGTTGATAACGGCAAAGAGATACTTTCGGTTGTCTGCGGTGCCCAGAACTTCAAACAGGGAGATACCGTTGCCCTTGCCCAGATAGGGGCGGTCCTGCCGGGTGATTTCAAGATCAAGCGTTCCAAGATCCGTGGTGAGGAATCATGCGGTATGCTCTGCTCGGAAAAAGAACTGCATCTGGCGGATGAAAGTGCCGGAATCATGATTCTTTCAGATAACTTGACGCTTGGAACGCCGTTTTTTGAAGCAATGGGGCTTAAGGATACCATCTTTGAAATCGGCTTGACTCCCAACCGTGCTGACTGTCTCAGTGTGATCGGTATCGCACGTGAAATTGCCGCTAAACTGGGTAAACGGGTACGGTATCCGTCGATTGTTGTGCCTGAGTATGGTGAGCCGGTTGACAGTAAAGTATCGGTAACTATACAGGATGCAGCAGGTTGCCCTCGCTACGCGGCCCGTTTTATCTCTGGCTGCAAGATTGCTCCTTCACCGGCCTGGCTGGTTAATCGCTTGAATGCAGTGGGCGTCCGATCCATTAACAATGTGGTCGATATCACCAACCTGGTCATGATAGAGCTGGGGCATCCGTTACATGCCTTTGATTATACCCAGGTTGCCGGTGGTCAGATTATTGTTCGCAGGGCGGGCGAGGGCGAGAAATTCAATACCCTTGATGGTCAGGAACGCACCCTTGCTGTCACCGATCTGGTAATCTGTGATCGTGACCGGGCTGTTGCTTTGGCTGGTATCATGGGCGGCGAAAACTCCGAAATCATTGATACAACCACTGACATTCTGTTGGAGAGCGCGTTCTTTGATCCGCCAACAATCAGGCGTACCAGCAAGCGTCTGGGGTTGCATACTGAATCCTCCCACCGTTTTGAGCGTGGTGCAGATCTGGAGATGGTGCCCAAGGCGTTGGACCGCGCTGCCAGTCTGATGGCACAACTTGCCGGTGGAAGCGTTGCAACCGGTAGAGTTGACAATTTTCCATCGCCCAAGTTACCGACTTCAATAACTTTCCGTCCTGAGCGAGCCAATGCCTTGTTGGGCCTTGCTTTGCCTGCAGAGCGGATGGCCGAGCTGTTCCGTAATCTTGAGTTCCAGGTTCAGCCGGTTACCAATGGCAGCTTTCAAGTGACTATTCCCTCGTACCGCATCGATATTGAAAGGGAAATTGACCTGATAGAGGAGATCTGCCGTCTGAACGGTTTTGATCAGGTTGTGGCGACCATGCCGGTGGCACAGGTTATTTCTGATCGTCCCTCGCTGCACCAGCGCCTGCGGCGTTCGGTACGCGATCACTTTGTGGCTGAAGGGATGCATGAAATTGTATCTTTCAGTTTTATTGCCCCCGAGGCGGCGGACCTCTTGAAGCTCGATGCTGACGATCCGCGTCGCAACAGCATCAAGCTTTGTAATCCTCTGGCGGCAGAACAATCAGTCATGCGTACAACACTGCTACCCGGGCTCCTGGATACCGCCTCACGTAATATGTGTTTTCGTAGTCTTGATCTGCGCCTGTTTGAGATGCGTCGTGTCTATCATGCGGTTGCTGGGCAGGAGATGCCCCATGAGCCGGTTTACTGTGCCGGCTTGATCAGCGGGAACAGGGACGTGGAAAGCTGGTGTCATCAGGGAGCTGCGGTTGATTTTTATGATGCCAAGGGGATTGTAGAAAATCTGTTTGATCTTCTACAGATCAGAGGTGCTGTCTGGTCAGCTGATACGCCGGAGACGTTCTATCACCCTGGTAAAGCCTGCCGCATCATGTTTGGTGGCGGAACAATCGGCACTGTTGGTGAAATTCACCCTGAGGTGCTTAAAAATTACGAAATAGACCGTCCAGTCTACTATTTTGAATTGAATTTTGAAGAGCTGGTGCGGTTGGCCGGCGCACGTAAGGCGATTGTACCCCCTTCACGCTTTCCTGACAGTGTCAGAGATCTGGCTCTGTTGGCGCCCCTTGAGCTTGCTTCCTCACAGCTGCTTGACTGTGTCAGGGCCTTAAAGCAGAAAGAACTTGAAGATGTCGTTATCTTTGATCTCTATCAGGGAGACCGGGTTCCGGCAGGCCACAAGAGTATTGCCTTGCGATTGCGTTACCGCGCGGCTGACAGGACTATGACTGATGACGAAGTACAGTTGGTGCATCAGAAGGTTATTAATGCCCTGACCGGCAAACTGGGAGTCTCTGTTCGCTAG
- a CDS encoding TOBE domain-containing protein, which translates to MKKLVSVVLMAAFMSVSSLAFAAEQKITGTIEKVEMQGATATVTLKDSKGAKVQVIVKDQLTVDKLKDKRIVVGDEVRVKYDDASKESKLFRKTAGC; encoded by the coding sequence ATGAAAAAACTGGTATCTGTAGTACTGATGGCTGCTTTTATGTCTGTTTCTTCCCTTGCTTTTGCTGCTGAGCAGAAGATTACCGGTACGATCGAGAAGGTTGAAATGCAAGGCGCTACTGCAACCGTTACCCTGAAGGACAGCAAAGGTGCCAAGGTGCAGGTTATCGTAAAAGATCAACTGACCGTGGATAAACTGAAGGACAAGCGTATTGTTGTTGGTGACGAAGTTCGTGTGAAGTATGACGACGCCAGCAAGGAAAGCAAACTGTTCCGCAAGACAGCCGGTTGCTAA
- a CDS encoding class II aldolase/adducin family protein → MQTQLERYTQRLIDEQCAKPGKIAICSQNDRICRFGNQDFVKLGQQIIQELDCASVIVAEPLHPFPFLLLFRAPPGLAALVPRDSESRSSLHDIPLIRHCQNPTDFLSKICTALRKRKGCIVENIGLISHGSLTVEQSYIAWSSLLHATTIKYFEDLLTTGPQLSEEKQVIIQYRNSYLKPFDTASFPFLPRLPDHSQTIISEMSLAGQATVQLGLVDSFFGNISCVSANTLYISETSARLDELQCQIDPVPFDGSSTAGITASSELPAHRAIICATGCKAILHGHPRFSVVMSFFAVPGTSEDVCRIDSIPVVDGEGGVGGLAESLPRAFNLTGDKAVIVRGHGVFTISNTDFGEALAELAIVEQHCRDTYFALLQERYHF, encoded by the coding sequence ATGCAGACTCAACTCGAACGATACACACAACGGCTGATTGATGAACAGTGTGCCAAGCCTGGCAAAATTGCGATCTGCAGTCAAAATGACCGGATCTGCCGTTTTGGTAACCAGGATTTTGTTAAACTCGGACAGCAGATTATTCAAGAACTTGACTGCGCCTCAGTAATCGTTGCAGAGCCGTTACACCCCTTTCCGTTCCTGCTGCTGTTCCGTGCACCGCCAGGTCTGGCTGCGCTTGTTCCCAGAGATTCCGAGTCCCGTTCATCACTGCATGACATTCCACTCATCCGTCACTGCCAGAACCCAACAGATTTTTTGTCTAAAATCTGCACTGCCCTGCGCAAACGAAAGGGCTGTATTGTTGAAAACATCGGCTTGATCAGTCACGGTTCTCTCACTGTTGAACAGTCATACATTGCCTGGTCTTCACTACTGCATGCAACCACAATCAAATATTTTGAAGACCTGCTTACAACCGGCCCCCAACTGTCTGAAGAAAAACAGGTCATTATCCAGTACAGAAACAGCTACCTGAAACCGTTTGACACAGCCAGTTTTCCGTTCCTGCCCCGCCTGCCGGACCACTCTCAAACAATCATTTCCGAAATGAGCCTTGCTGGACAGGCCACAGTGCAATTGGGACTGGTTGATTCGTTTTTCGGCAACATATCCTGCGTTTCAGCCAACACGCTCTATATTTCAGAGACATCTGCCCGGCTTGATGAGCTGCAGTGTCAGATCGACCCGGTTCCCTTTGACGGGTCATCGACTGCAGGCATTACTGCCTCCAGTGAGTTACCTGCCCACCGCGCCATCATCTGTGCAACCGGCTGTAAGGCGATACTCCATGGTCACCCCCGTTTTTCGGTGGTCATGAGCTTTTTTGCTGTCCCCGGCACCAGTGAAGATGTTTGCCGGATTGACTCTATTCCTGTTGTTGATGGTGAAGGAGGAGTTGGCGGCCTAGCTGAAAGTCTTCCCAGGGCATTCAACCTGACCGGGGACAAGGCGGTTATCGTCAGGGGACACGGCGTTTTTACAATCAGCAACACAGACTTTGGAGAGGCATTAGCTGAATTAGCCATTGTTGAACAACACTGTCGAGACACCTATTTTGCTCTGCTGCAGGAACGTTATCACTTTTAA
- a CDS encoding M23 family metallopeptidase yields MRILTKQHTYRFSILSSLLFATCCLSSRQEAWADIYRFVTIDGVESFTDSPLQKDAHLVIREPAKNTRRKSARNLSRETSQTPAPSLKEIIEKTVQAQINPERNPNNAVETLLPVNGTITSGVGMRVDPIDGHWRQHNGLDIAVPEGTPVQAVADGVVAYSGLRSGYGWTVLIEHDNGMITLYGHNSKNRVEQGQQIKKGTIIALAGSTGRSTGPHVHFEAWQSGNNITAAFMPGSSMKIASATHATRQRIQFRKEVLADGSLLITNLPASVP; encoded by the coding sequence ATGCGGATACTTACGAAACAACACACATACCGGTTCAGCATTCTGTCCAGCCTGCTGTTCGCAACCTGTTGCCTGTCATCCCGGCAGGAGGCCTGGGCTGACATCTACCGTTTCGTTACCATTGACGGCGTTGAAAGTTTTACCGACAGCCCGCTGCAAAAAGATGCGCATCTGGTCATCAGGGAGCCCGCAAAAAACACCCGCAGGAAGTCTGCACGAAACCTGTCCCGCGAGACCAGCCAAACTCCGGCTCCTTCCCTCAAGGAGATCATTGAAAAGACAGTGCAGGCCCAAATCAATCCCGAAAGAAATCCCAACAATGCTGTTGAGACCTTGCTCCCGGTGAACGGCACCATTACATCCGGAGTTGGTATGCGTGTTGACCCGATTGACGGTCACTGGCGTCAACACAACGGACTTGATATTGCTGTCCCGGAGGGGACACCGGTCCAGGCGGTTGCCGATGGAGTTGTCGCCTATTCAGGATTACGTTCAGGTTACGGTTGGACCGTATTGATTGAACATGACAACGGCATGATTACACTCTATGGCCACAACAGCAAAAATCGTGTTGAACAGGGGCAGCAGATCAAAAAAGGTACTATCATCGCCCTGGCTGGCAGTACCGGCCGTTCGACCGGTCCCCACGTTCACTTTGAGGCATGGCAGTCAGGCAATAATATTACTGCAGCCTTTATGCCGGGCAGCAGCATGAAAATCGCCTCAGCCACACATGCGACCAGACAGCGGATTCAGTTCCGGAAAGAGGTGCTGGCAGACGGTTCGCTGTTGATCACCAACCTCCCCGCATCAGTCCCCTGA
- a CDS encoding PilZ domain-containing protein: MNITYYDKVIRGTEHEDGLVIIQFLKGMVGQTFSFLNYYKEIPVSYDARLISVENDMAEFEIHEYQAKVITIEKKALIRAHEKSPVPDDLVGEVFYVNTARRKVILTRFHYAKIRSDLRRFVRVCLDDRRADVDIYLENDIIPASVRDISLGGVALRVTDPAGIEPGMEVNLILKLVTPDDASPHEIGVACTVTRLLGGAPDCTCILEFHPDRHSQQALAYYINQRQVEIIRELKELAS, translated from the coding sequence GTGAATATTACCTATTATGACAAGGTAATCCGTGGCACCGAACATGAGGATGGATTGGTTATTATCCAGTTCCTTAAAGGAATGGTGGGGCAGACTTTTTCATTTCTGAATTATTATAAAGAAATCCCGGTTTCCTATGATGCTCGCCTGATTTCGGTTGAAAATGATATGGCGGAGTTTGAAATTCACGAATACCAGGCCAAAGTAATTACCATTGAAAAAAAGGCGCTGATCAGAGCCCACGAAAAAAGTCCGGTGCCGGATGACCTTGTTGGAGAAGTGTTCTATGTGAACACTGCCCGCCGCAAGGTAATTCTGACCCGCTTTCATTATGCCAAGATACGGTCAGACCTGCGTCGTTTTGTTCGAGTCTGTCTTGATGATCGACGTGCTGATGTTGATATCTATCTGGAAAATGACATTATACCGGCCTCAGTTCGGGATATTTCACTGGGCGGAGTTGCATTGCGGGTAACAGATCCTGCCGGTATCGAGCCGGGGATGGAAGTAAACCTGATTTTGAAACTCGTAACACCTGATGATGCGTCCCCCCATGAAATTGGCGTAGCCTGCACGGTAACTCGTCTGTTGGGGGGGGCTCCTGATTGTACCTGTATTCTTGAATTTCACCCCGACCGTCATTCCCAGCAAGCCCTTGCCTACTATATCAATCAACGACAGGTTGAGATCATTAGAGAGCTTAAAGAGTTGGCATCCTGA
- a CDS encoding P-II family nitrogen regulator, translated as MKKVEAIIKPFKLDEVKEALNEIGIQGITISEVKGFGRQKGHTELYRGAEYVVDFIPKIKLEIIVSDVILPKVVEAIEKAAKTGRIGDGKIFVTPVEAVVRIRTGETGEDAL; from the coding sequence GTGAAAAAAGTCGAAGCAATCATCAAGCCGTTCAAGCTGGATGAAGTTAAAGAGGCACTGAACGAGATAGGGATTCAGGGTATTACTATCAGCGAGGTAAAGGGGTTCGGACGCCAGAAAGGCCACACCGAACTTTACCGTGGAGCTGAGTACGTTGTTGATTTTATCCCAAAGATTAAACTTGAGATTATTGTCAGTGACGTTATCCTTCCAAAAGTGGTTGAAGCTATTGAAAAAGCTGCAAAAACCGGCAGGATAGGTGATGGTAAAATTTTTGTGACACCGGTTGAAGCCGTTGTAAGAATCAGAACCGGTGAAACCGGAGAAGATGCACTGTAG
- the glnA gene encoding type I glutamate--ammonia ligase, with product MTPKQVVEFAKENGALMVDYKFMDFVGTWQHVSVPITEFDEDTFEEGQGFDGSSIRGWQPIHASDMILLPDPTSAKMDPFVAVPTLSLICNIFDPITKEDYTRDPRNIARKAEAYLKSTGIGDTAFFGPEAEFFIFDEVRYDSTANQAFYMVDSVEGAWNTGREEFPNLGYKPRHKEGYFPCSPVDSQNDLRNEMVMELQKVGIRVECQHHEVATGGQAEIDMRFSSLVDMADQLQWFKYVIKNVAYRNGKTVTFMPKPLYGDNGSGMHCHQSIWKDGQNLFAGDKYGGLSQMALWYIGGIIKHAKALCAITNPTTNSYKRLVPGFEAPVNMAYSSRNRSASLRIPMMSTNPKAKRVEYRTPDPSCNGYLAFAAMLMAGLDGIENKIDPGQPLDKDIYGLSPEELKDIPSAPGSLDEALKCLEADHEFLLKGDVFTPDVIEKWIEYKMEAEVNPVRMRPVPLEFALYYDI from the coding sequence ATGACACCGAAGCAGGTAGTTGAGTTTGCCAAAGAAAATGGCGCACTGATGGTTGATTACAAGTTTATGGATTTTGTAGGTACTTGGCAGCATGTCTCAGTGCCTATTACCGAGTTTGATGAGGATACCTTTGAAGAGGGCCAGGGGTTTGACGGTTCCTCTATCCGTGGCTGGCAGCCGATTCATGCCTCTGACATGATTCTTCTGCCCGATCCAACCTCTGCTAAAATGGACCCTTTTGTTGCTGTACCGACTCTTTCCTTGATCTGTAATATTTTTGATCCAATTACCAAGGAAGATTACACCCGCGATCCGCGTAATATTGCTCGCAAAGCAGAGGCTTACCTGAAGTCAACCGGTATCGGCGACACTGCATTCTTCGGTCCTGAAGCAGAGTTCTTCATCTTTGATGAAGTCCGTTATGATTCAACCGCTAACCAGGCTTTCTATATGGTTGACTCCGTTGAAGGTGCCTGGAACACCGGTCGTGAAGAGTTCCCTAACCTGGGCTACAAGCCGCGCCACAAGGAAGGTTACTTCCCCTGTTCGCCGGTTGACTCCCAGAATGACCTGCGCAATGAGATGGTCATGGAACTTCAAAAGGTTGGTATCCGTGTTGAGTGCCAGCACCACGAAGTTGCCACCGGTGGTCAGGCTGAGATCGATATGCGTTTCTCTTCGCTGGTTGACATGGCTGACCAGCTGCAGTGGTTCAAGTATGTTATCAAGAACGTAGCCTATCGTAACGGCAAGACCGTTACCTTTATGCCCAAGCCGCTCTATGGTGACAACGGTTCCGGTATGCACTGCCACCAGTCGATCTGGAAAGACGGCCAGAACCTGTTCGCCGGCGACAAATACGGCGGGTTGTCCCAGATGGCTCTCTGGTACATCGGCGGTATCATCAAGCACGCCAAGGCCCTCTGCGCCATCACCAACCCGACCACCAACTCCTACAAGCGTCTGGTGCCGGGTTTCGAAGCTCCTGTGAACATGGCTTATTCCAGCCGTAACCGTTCAGCTTCACTGCGTATCCCGATGATGTCCACCAATCCTAAGGCCAAGCGGGTTGAGTACCGTACTCCCGACCCGTCCTGCAACGGCTACCTTGCCTTTGCTGCCATGCTGATGGCAGGTCTTGACGGTATTGAGAACAAGATCGATCCGGGTCAGCCTCTGGACAAGGATATCTACGGTCTGTCACCAGAAGAACTGAAAGATATCCCGTCTGCTCCGGGTAGCCTGGATGAAGCGCTCAAATGCCTTGAGGCCGACCATGAGTTCCTGCTGAAAGGCGATGTCTTTACTCCTGATGTTATCGAAAAATGGATCGAGTACAAGATGGAAGCTGAAGTTAACCCGGTTCGTATGCGTCCGGTTCCACTTGAGTTTGCTCTGTACTACGACATCTAA
- a CDS encoding site-2 protease family protein, with amino-acid sequence MIENILFKLSIMLVPGLLAITCHEVAHGYIAWRYGDPTARMLGRLTLNPLKHIDIFGTLMLVIVGIGWAKPVPVVIENLRNPKKDMVWVSIAGPVTNILLAIVSAGVLRLILMVPPGSGAEINFILQPLSYMVAFSVYINLLLAFFNLIPIPPLDGGHVLMGLLPYRQSAALARIEPYGMVLIIVLVFFTPIFQYLLLPLLMAGIQLLAGPHSLLVFKVASFKVM; translated from the coding sequence ATGATTGAAAATATTCTCTTCAAGCTGTCAATAATGTTGGTGCCCGGTTTGCTGGCAATCACCTGCCATGAAGTCGCCCATGGCTATATTGCCTGGCGCTACGGCGACCCAACGGCCCGCATGCTGGGGCGACTGACCCTTAATCCACTGAAGCATATCGATATCTTTGGTACTCTGATGCTGGTGATTGTAGGCATCGGCTGGGCCAAACCGGTGCCGGTGGTAATCGAAAATCTTCGTAATCCCAAGAAAGATATGGTGTGGGTCTCAATTGCAGGGCCGGTCACCAATATTCTGTTGGCCATTGTTTCGGCAGGGGTGTTACGGCTTATCCTGATGGTTCCTCCCGGCAGCGGTGCTGAGATAAACTTCATACTGCAGCCCCTCAGTTATATGGTGGCTTTTTCTGTCTATATCAACCTGCTGCTTGCATTTTTTAACTTGATACCAATTCCGCCTCTGGATGGCGGGCATGTGCTGATGGGGCTATTGCCGTATCGCCAGTCAGCCGCCTTGGCCCGGATTGAACCCTATGGCATGGTCCTGATAATTGTACTGGTATTCTTTACGCCGATTTTTCAATACCTGCTGCTGCCGTTGCTGATGGCTGGCATTCAGCTGCTGGCAGGTCCACATAGTTTGCTGGTGTTCAAAGTTGCAAGTTTCAAGGTCATGTAA
- the trpS gene encoding tryptophan--tRNA ligase, whose protein sequence is MQKQRVVSGMRPTGRLHIGHYHGVLENWIKIQEQFDCFFFVADWHSLTTEYAETSGIKGSAREMVLDWVAFGLDPSKCVVFEQSQVVQHAELNLILGMITPVSWLERNPTYKEMLDNIEQRDLSTFGFLGYPVLMAADIILYKSTRVPVGHDQLPHLEITREIARRFNHLYDCQVFPEPEALLTETPKLLGLDGRKMSKSYNNSIYLSETAEETAAKIKGMVTDTQRVRRADPGDPEQCVAFNLHRIYLPQDKQDEIIPACKNAEIGCVDCKKILTQYLNERLAPFRARREEIAQDASFVDDLLAESSRKAAQVASQTMQEVRAALRV, encoded by the coding sequence ATGCAAAAACAACGTGTAGTCAGTGGTATGCGTCCTACCGGACGTCTTCATATCGGTCATTACCATGGTGTTCTGGAAAACTGGATCAAAATCCAGGAACAGTTTGACTGTTTTTTCTTTGTTGCTGACTGGCACTCACTCACCACTGAATATGCCGAGACCTCGGGGATTAAAGGCTCTGCTCGTGAGATGGTACTGGACTGGGTTGCCTTCGGGCTTGATCCGTCAAAGTGCGTAGTTTTTGAGCAGAGTCAGGTTGTCCAGCATGCCGAGCTGAATCTGATCCTGGGGATGATTACCCCGGTTTCCTGGCTTGAGCGTAACCCGACCTATAAGGAGATGCTGGACAATATCGAACAGCGTGATCTTTCTACCTTTGGTTTTCTGGGGTACCCGGTCCTGATGGCAGCCGATATCATTCTCTACAAGTCCACCCGTGTACCGGTCGGTCATGATCAGTTGCCGCATCTTGAGATCACCCGCGAGATTGCCCGGCGCTTCAACCATCTTTATGACTGTCAGGTCTTTCCCGAGCCTGAGGCGCTGCTGACCGAGACTCCCAAACTGCTTGGCCTTGACGGGCGCAAGATGAGTAAATCTTACAACAACTCGATCTACCTGTCTGAAACAGCAGAGGAGACCGCTGCCAAGATCAAGGGGATGGTGACTGATACCCAGCGTGTCCGCCGTGCTGATCCCGGTGATCCAGAACAGTGCGTGGCGTTCAACCTGCATCGGATTTATCTGCCGCAGGACAAGCAGGATGAAATCATACCAGCCTGCAAAAATGCCGAAATCGGCTGTGTTGACTGCAAGAAGATTCTTACCCAGTATCTGAATGAACGTCTGGCCCCCTTCAGGGCACGTCGTGAAGAAATAGCTCAGGACGCCTCATTTGTGGATGATCTGCTGGCAGAAAGCAGTCGCAAGGCTGCGCAGGTGGCCAGCCAGACCATGCAGGAAGTACGGGCTGCACTACGGGTGTAA
- a CDS encoding segregation and condensation protein A — translation MPQAAETSPTSLFEGAEQGYSIKLDAFEGPLDLLLHLIRKNEVDIYDIPIALITRQYLDYLKLMKELNLDLAGDFLVMASTLLQIKSRMLLPLPDPEEGEGEEQEDPRAELVRRLIEYQRYRDAGLELGARELLGREVFVRPCADGCCLEGFAGDDGPFELDLFELSEAFNRLLAKIPMARAHEVAGQDTLSIVDAINEILTRLDGQDSMEFESLFQEDMGKERMIVTFLALLELCRIKLLKVIQNSRYGTIYIFPSVPVTDDNGVVDALPFA, via the coding sequence ATGCCGCAAGCGGCTGAAACATCTCCGACATCACTCTTCGAGGGGGCAGAGCAGGGCTACAGCATCAAGCTGGATGCCTTTGAAGGCCCCCTTGATCTGTTACTCCACCTGATTCGCAAGAACGAGGTGGATATCTACGACATCCCGATTGCCCTGATCACCCGCCAATATCTTGATTACCTCAAATTGATGAAAGAGCTGAATCTGGACCTGGCCGGTGATTTTCTGGTCATGGCCTCAACCCTGCTGCAGATCAAATCCCGCATGTTGCTGCCGTTGCCTGACCCGGAAGAAGGAGAGGGGGAGGAGCAGGAAGACCCTCGGGCAGAGTTGGTGCGGCGCCTGATTGAATACCAGCGCTACCGTGATGCCGGGCTGGAGCTCGGGGCGCGGGAACTGCTGGGGCGTGAGGTCTTTGTCCGGCCCTGTGCCGATGGCTGCTGCCTGGAAGGTTTTGCAGGAGACGACGGCCCGTTTGAGCTGGATCTGTTTGAACTGTCAGAGGCGTTTAACCGGCTGCTGGCCAAGATCCCGATGGCCCGTGCCCATGAGGTGGCCGGTCAGGATACCCTCAGCATTGTTGATGCCATCAATGAAATTTTGACCAGGCTGGACGGTCAGGACTCAATGGAGTTTGAGTCGCTGTTTCAGGAAGATATGGGGAAGGAGCGGATGATTGTTACCTTTCTTGCTCTGCTTGAATTGTGTCGTATTAAGTTGTTGAAAGTTATTCAAAATAGTCGCTATGGTACTATCTATATCTTCCCTTCGGTACCAGTAACAGATGATAATGGAGTAGTTGATGCACTTCCCTTCGCTTAA
- the scpB gene encoding SMC-Scp complex subunit ScpB has translation MHFPSLNAIIEGLLFVSDGPMTLDRLTELLPDYERASVRLAVQELRDDYEQRGSGVHLVEVAGGWQLRTVPELMPYLSRMVKGRPARFSQSALETLAIVAYRQPITRQEIEYLRGVDTGAVLKTLLEKRLVKILGKKDIPGRPIIYGTTREFLEVFNLKDLKGLPTLREIQSLDEVPIFEVQEELPLGGEQRGES, from the coding sequence ATGCACTTCCCTTCGCTTAATGCCATAATTGAAGGGTTGCTGTTTGTATCAGACGGTCCGATGACCCTGGACCGTCTGACTGAACTGCTGCCGGACTATGAGCGTGCCTCGGTCCGTCTGGCTGTCCAGGAACTGCGGGATGACTATGAACAGCGCGGCTCCGGGGTACATCTGGTAGAAGTGGCTGGGGGCTGGCAACTGCGTACTGTACCGGAATTGATGCCTTATCTTTCCCGGATGGTTAAGGGCCGGCCGGCCCGCTTTTCCCAGTCGGCCCTTGAAACGCTCGCCATTGTCGCCTACCGCCAGCCGATTACCCGCCAGGAGATTGAATATCTGCGCGGGGTTGATACCGGTGCTGTACTTAAGACCCTGCTTGAAAAAAGACTGGTTAAAATATTGGGGAAAAAGGATATTCCTGGTAGGCCGATTATCTATGGCACCACCAGAGAGTTTCTTGAGGTCTTTAACCTGAAGGATCTGAAAGGTCTGCCTACCCTGCGTGAGATTCAGTCTCTGGATGAAGTGCCGATCTTTGAGGTCCAGGAAGAACTGCCTTTGGGAGGGGAACAGCGAGGTGAGTCATGA